A part of Ignavibacteriales bacterium genomic DNA contains:
- the miaA gene encoding tRNA (adenosine(37)-N6)-dimethylallyltransferase MiaA, whose translation MERTVIVIAGPTCSGKSSLGFLLAKNLNSEIISADSRQIYKYLNIGTAKPDAKILSEIKHHFIDEFVPTQEFNVSKFEKSSLSIFMKLFNVHKIPIVVGGSGLYVRALVDGLFEIEDNDEEYRKHLSALRKNNGNEFLYEKLKSIDPDAAAKMFPQNWKRVIRALEVYHLTGRKISELHKEYEREINIKYFQFGLNWERNILYERINNRVDEMIKNGLVEEARSLLAKGFTKELNALNTVGYKEIFSYLDNKISIERAIELIKRNTRHFAKRQLTWFNADKRIHWFKINSENQLNEISNSIIELSN comes from the coding sequence TTGGAACGCACAGTAATTGTAATTGCCGGTCCGACTTGTTCTGGTAAATCTTCGCTTGGATTTTTATTAGCAAAAAATTTGAACTCGGAAATTATTTCGGCTGACAGCAGACAGATTTACAAATATTTAAATATTGGAACCGCAAAACCTGATGCAAAAATACTATCAGAAATTAAGCATCATTTTATAGATGAGTTTGTGCCTACTCAAGAATTTAATGTAAGCAAATTTGAAAAATCATCTTTAAGTATTTTTATGAAATTATTTAATGTTCATAAAATACCAATTGTAGTCGGTGGTTCGGGTCTTTATGTTCGAGCATTGGTTGATGGATTATTCGAAATTGAGGACAATGATGAAGAGTACCGAAAACATCTTTCTGCTCTAAGAAAAAATAATGGTAATGAATTTCTGTATGAAAAATTAAAATCTATTGACCCTGATGCAGCAGCAAAAATGTTTCCTCAAAATTGGAAACGCGTGATTCGTGCACTCGAAGTTTATCATTTAACGGGAAGAAAAATTTCCGAGCTTCATAAAGAATATGAGCGTGAAATAAATATAAAATATTTTCAATTTGGTCTAAACTGGGAAAGAAATATTCTTTATGAAAGAATTAATAATCGTGTTGATGAGATGATAAAGAATGGTTTAGTAGAAGAAGCTAGATCACTTTTAGCAAAAGGTTTTACAAAAGAACTTAATGCATTGAATACAGTCGGCTACAAAGAAATATTTTCCTATTTAGATAATAAAATATCTATTGAAAGAGCCATCGAATTGATCAAAAGAAATACCCGGCATTTTGCTAAACGACAATTGACATGGTTCAATGCAGATAAACGAATTCACTGGTTTAAAATAAATTCTGAAAATCAATTAAATGAAATATCTAATTCAATAATAGAATTGAGTAATTAA
- a CDS encoding DUF2179 domain-containing protein, whose protein sequence is MIESISGALLIMGMRICDVTIGTIRTLLVVQGRKYLAGAAGFVEVLIWIFVIRFIFQHLDSGYNYFGYAAGFAIGNIVGVTLEQKIGLGFVQLNIISKYATDEIANSLRKSKYGVTILPAEGGSGGVSIIVVIVARKFQPDVIKLVESIDKSSFITVQPSMPFRGYTHGPRK, encoded by the coding sequence ATGATCGAATCAATTTCTGGTGCATTGTTAATTATGGGTATGCGTATTTGCGATGTAACTATCGGAACAATTAGAACATTATTAGTTGTTCAGGGAAGAAAATACTTAGCTGGTGCTGCTGGTTTTGTTGAAGTTCTGATTTGGATTTTTGTGATAAGATTTATTTTTCAACATCTTGACAGTGGTTATAATTATTTTGGATACGCTGCAGGCTTTGCAATTGGAAATATTGTTGGAGTTACACTTGAACAAAAAATTGGATTGGGCTTTGTCCAGTTAAACATCATATCCAAATATGCAACTGATGAAATTGCAAACTCGCTTCGAAAATCAAAATACGGAGTTACGATATTACCAGCAGAAGGGGGAAGCGGTGGCGTTTCGATAATTGTAGTAATTGTTGCCAGAAAGTTTCAACCGGATGTAATTAAACTTGTTGAATCAATTGATAAAAGTTCATTTATTACTGTTCAGCCTTCGATGCCGTTTCGTGGATACACCCACGGACCAAGAAAATAA
- a CDS encoding adenylosuccinate lyase yields MIERYTLPEMGKIWTDDYKYSTWLKIEILACEARASKGDITPEELILIKERSKFEVSRIIEIEETTKHDVIAFLTNVAEHVGTASRHIHYGMTSSDVLDTTLSFQIKRAGEILMKKLFALKEVLKERALEHKYTVCVGRSHGIHAEPTTMGLKFALWYEEITRNIKRLDHAIAVISVGKISGAVGTFEHLSPDVEEYVCKNLGLKAAPVSTQIIQRDRHAEFMTTLSIIGATLEKIAIEIRHLQRTEVLEAEEFFSKGQKGSSAMPHKRNPIVSERIAGLARILRGNALASIENVALWHERDISHSSVERIAIPDSCIALDYMLDLAVKLLKNLIVYPENMKKNLDITRGLVFSQTILLKLITKGMSREDAYKLVQTCAMTVWNDQSKNLKDELFRDSDASQILSKNEIEEIFNSKSMLKNVDIIFNRTILKD; encoded by the coding sequence ATGATTGAAAGATACACCCTCCCCGAAATGGGTAAAATTTGGACTGATGATTACAAATACAGCACCTGGCTTAAAATAGAAATACTCGCCTGCGAAGCAAGAGCATCTAAAGGTGATATTACACCCGAAGAATTAATTTTGATTAAAGAGCGATCAAAATTTGAAGTAAGCAGAATTATTGAGATTGAAGAGACTACCAAACATGACGTTATTGCATTCCTAACCAACGTTGCCGAACATGTCGGGACAGCTTCCCGGCATATTCATTATGGAATGACTAGTTCGGATGTTCTCGATACTACCCTCTCCTTTCAAATTAAGAGGGCTGGAGAAATTTTAATGAAAAAACTTTTTGCCTTAAAGGAAGTTTTGAAAGAAAGAGCACTTGAGCATAAATACACTGTTTGTGTTGGCAGATCGCATGGAATTCACGCAGAGCCGACAACAATGGGATTAAAATTCGCTTTATGGTATGAAGAGATAACAAGAAACATAAAACGGTTAGATCACGCTATCGCAGTTATTTCTGTTGGGAAAATTTCCGGTGCAGTGGGTACATTCGAACATCTTTCGCCGGATGTTGAAGAATATGTTTGTAAAAATTTGGGGTTGAAAGCCGCTCCAGTTTCAACTCAAATTATACAAAGAGATCGGCATGCAGAATTTATGACTACCCTCTCCATTATCGGAGCTACTCTTGAAAAAATTGCAATTGAGATTAGGCACTTGCAGCGCACAGAAGTGTTGGAAGCAGAGGAGTTTTTTTCAAAAGGACAAAAAGGTTCATCGGCTATGCCTCACAAACGAAATCCAATTGTTAGTGAGCGAATAGCAGGTCTTGCACGAATACTTCGTGGGAATGCTTTAGCTTCGATTGAAAATGTTGCACTATGGCACGAAAGAGACATTTCACATTCTTCCGTTGAGAGAATTGCTATTCCTGATAGTTGCATCGCTCTTGATTACATGCTGGATTTGGCTGTCAAGCTTTTGAAAAACTTAATTGTTTATCCTGAAAACATGAAAAAGAATTTAGATATTACACGAGGACTTGTTTTTTCTCAAACAATTTTATTGAAACTCATTACAAAAGGGATGTCAAGAGAAGACGCATATAAATTGGTTCAAACTTGTGCGATGACTGTCTGGAATGATCAAAGTAAAAATCTAAAGGATGAACTTTTCCGGGACAGTGATGCAAGTCAAATACTATCTAAAAATGAAATTGAAGAAATATTCAATTCGAAAAGCATGTTAAAAAATGTTGACATTATTTTTAATAGAACCATTCTGAAAGATTAA
- a CDS encoding GIY-YIG nuclease family protein — MYFVYILQSLKDNKGYIGSTNEIQRRVEEHNSGKVKSTRNRTPLRLIHLEEYNTKEEATKRELYIKSRKGKLDFELNHLNVNS, encoded by the coding sequence ATGTACTTCGTTTATATCCTTCAAAGTTTAAAGGACAATAAAGGATATATTGGTTCAACCAATGAAATTCAAAGAAGGGTGGAGGAACATAATTCGGGTAAAGTTAAGTCAACAAGAAATCGAACCCCCCTCAGATTAATTCACCTTGAAGAGTATAATACAAAAGAAGAAGCCACAAAAAGAGAATTGTATATTAAGAGTCGGAAGGGAAAGCTTGACTTTGAATTGAATCATCTTAATGTTAATTCATAG
- a CDS encoding carboxy terminal-processing peptidase → MKKLLIAAIVIIAANFLIIRSSQIFTNDKDSSDTSKVVQPEEIFSQENQIINTILSRYHYNKFQLGDSLSSVIFDRYIKSLDPSRSYFLKSDIDEFEAFRYKIDDFLKLGELNPGFTIFNRFKDRLNERIDFVQNILNDEFDFTKDEYYQIDREDADWLNSSNDANEIWRLRVKNDALNLKIAGKEWSAVKETLKKRYESYRKAVIQYNSEDVFQLYMNAYTEALDPHTNYFSPMTSENFNIDMSLSVEGIGAQLQNEDEYVKIAEIIPGGPAAKSGLLLADDKIVGVAQGTDGEMIDIIGWRVNDAVKLIRGEKGTTVRLSILSASDGVNALPKEITLVREKVKLEEQAAKKSMLELLKDGKPYRIGVITIPKFYSDFEAQQRGEKDYKSTTRDVKKILAELKEEKVDGVIIDLRNDGGGSLNEAIDLTGLFIKDGPVVQVKNSDGTIEVGEDPDPNIIYDGPLAVIVNRFSASASEIFAGAIQDYGRGLILGEQTYGKGTVQNLIDLNRLMPGSKDKLGQVKLTIGKYYRITGGSTQNLGVIPDILFPSAFDAHEFGESSEPSALPWDQIKSSQYQMFGDFKMNLSKLKSLHEERIKTDPEFDFLLEDIQLYKDSKSKKLISLNEKIRRQEKEESDERSFQRENERRKLKGLTLLKKGEVDTTKKEKESDPILDESGNILVDLISLSIG, encoded by the coding sequence ATGAAAAAACTTCTCATTGCCGCAATTGTCATAATTGCTGCAAATTTTTTAATAATTCGTTCATCACAAATTTTTACTAACGATAAAGATTCCTCTGATACTTCCAAGGTTGTACAGCCCGAAGAAATATTTTCTCAAGAGAATCAAATAATAAATACAATATTATCACGCTATCATTACAACAAGTTTCAACTTGGTGATTCACTATCTTCAGTCATTTTTGATCGCTATATCAAATCGCTAGACCCAAGCAGAAGTTACTTCCTCAAATCTGACATTGACGAGTTTGAGGCATTCAGATATAAAATTGATGATTTCTTAAAACTTGGTGAACTTAACCCTGGCTTTACAATTTTTAATCGTTTTAAAGATAGATTAAACGAGCGTATTGATTTTGTTCAAAATATTCTAAACGATGAATTTGATTTCACTAAAGACGAGTATTATCAAATTGACCGCGAGGATGCCGATTGGCTTAATAGCAGTAATGATGCAAATGAAATTTGGAGACTTCGAGTCAAGAATGATGCACTAAATCTCAAAATCGCCGGTAAGGAATGGAGTGCCGTTAAAGAGACATTAAAGAAGCGCTATGAAAGTTATCGCAAGGCAGTGATTCAATATAACAGCGAAGATGTATTTCAATTATATATGAATGCTTATACTGAAGCGCTTGATCCGCATACAAATTATTTCTCACCAATGACCTCTGAAAATTTTAATATTGATATGAGTCTTTCTGTTGAAGGTATTGGTGCACAACTCCAAAATGAAGATGAATATGTTAAAATAGCTGAAATCATCCCCGGCGGTCCCGCAGCTAAAAGCGGGTTACTTTTAGCTGATGATAAGATTGTTGGAGTTGCTCAGGGAACCGACGGCGAAATGATAGATATTATTGGTTGGCGTGTAAATGATGCAGTGAAATTAATCCGCGGAGAAAAAGGCACTACTGTTCGATTATCAATCTTATCTGCTTCCGATGGAGTTAATGCATTGCCGAAGGAAATAACCCTCGTGAGAGAAAAAGTAAAACTTGAAGAACAGGCTGCAAAAAAATCAATGCTCGAATTGTTGAAAGACGGAAAACCCTACAGAATTGGAGTCATTACTATTCCAAAATTTTATAGTGATTTTGAAGCACAGCAGCGAGGAGAGAAGGATTATAAAAGTACAACTCGAGATGTTAAAAAAATACTTGCAGAACTAAAAGAAGAAAAAGTTGATGGCGTTATAATTGACTTACGGAACGATGGGGGAGGTTCATTAAACGAGGCAATTGATCTCACTGGTTTATTTATCAAAGATGGACCTGTTGTTCAGGTAAAAAACAGTGATGGCACAATTGAAGTCGGTGAAGATCCTGATCCGAATATTATTTATGATGGTCCACTTGCTGTTATTGTAAATAGATTTAGTGCATCAGCTTCGGAAATATTTGCAGGTGCAATTCAAGATTATGGGCGGGGATTAATACTCGGTGAGCAAACTTACGGTAAAGGCACTGTGCAAAATCTAATTGATCTTAACAGACTTATGCCCGGGTCGAAAGATAAACTTGGTCAGGTGAAATTAACTATTGGAAAATACTACCGTATAACCGGTGGAAGCACTCAAAATCTTGGAGTTATCCCGGATATACTTTTCCCTTCTGCTTTCGATGCTCACGAATTTGGTGAAAGCTCGGAACCAAGCGCACTTCCATGGGATCAAATTAAATCTTCGCAGTATCAGATGTTTGGTGATTTTAAAATGAATTTATCCAAATTAAAATCTTTACACGAAGAAAGGATTAAAACCGATCCTGAGTTTGATTTCCTGCTTGAAGATATTCAACTTTACAAAGATTCAAAATCGAAAAAATTAATTTCATTAAACGAAAAGATCAGACGACAGGAAAAAGAGGAATCCGACGAGCGAAGTTTTCAAAGAGAAAATGAAAGAAGAAAATTAAAAGGGCTAACTTTACTTAAAAAGGGTGAGGTTGATACAACAAAGAAAGAAAAAGAAAGTGATCCAATCCTTGATGAAAGCGGAAATATTTTGGTGGATTTAATTTCCCTTTCGATTGGATGA
- a CDS encoding GIY-YIG nuclease family protein, whose product MYFVYILQSLKDNKRYIGSTNEIQRRVEEHNSGKVKSTRNRSPL is encoded by the coding sequence ATGTACTTCGTTTATATCCTTCAAAGCCTAAAGGACAATAAAAGATATATTGGTTCAACCAATGAAATTCAAAGAAGGGTGGAGGAACATAATTCAGGTAAAGTAAAGTCCACAAGAAATCGATCCCCCCTTTAG
- a CDS encoding T9SS type A sorting domain-containing protein: MNRLQTILQATLLSLVVVAFTFAQDFSRSSIFNHERAPYQVDATVLQWDDGVNFDAIGLTSGGTFEVSARFPASLVGGLAGMTLDQVEIYLNDLPSPLVIKIYDQGTPSLPGALLYSEDVTSSAVGLSWNTFTLASSVTLSGNDIWVGYEVTHGAGLFPAGVDDGPAVTDGDWIYFSGAWDHLNNFGLPYNWNIHAYVNDGGGGDPIVFADNFDAYTAGQQLACQNPVDWTTWSEDPCNATEDAFISNAQSFSSPNSVVIVQNNDQVKLHGDLTSGKWEINFMVYIPTGAAGYFNTLSGFTGGAYEWAMECYFNAGGAGSINAGGTGTGTFTWVPDQWKFVRVVVDLDNDMGEFWYDGSMVNSWMWTAGATGTGGALQLAANDFFGATATDQMYIDDYQLIDRLIPVELTSFTATSNNNEVVLNWSTATETNNQVFEVERKSEGSEFRTIGYVDGKGTTTEQQNYSYMDKNVEVGTYTYRLKQIDFNGQFEYSNEVEVEVSAPSVFALDQNYPNPFNPSTIINYSIPEVGFVKLAVFNLLGEKVAELVNQVVEAGSHQVTFDASSLPSGAYFYSIESGNFTQVKKMLLTK; the protein is encoded by the coding sequence ATGAATAGACTTCAAACTATTCTGCAAGCAACTCTTCTTTCATTAGTAGTAGTTGCGTTCACGTTCGCTCAGGACTTTTCTCGTTCTAGTATTTTCAATCACGAAAGAGCTCCTTATCAAGTTGATGCAACCGTCCTGCAGTGGGATGACGGCGTTAATTTTGATGCTATCGGTTTAACATCCGGTGGTACTTTCGAAGTCTCTGCTCGTTTCCCAGCTTCATTAGTCGGTGGATTAGCCGGCATGACTTTAGATCAGGTAGAAATTTATCTTAATGATCTACCCTCTCCATTGGTCATAAAAATTTATGATCAGGGAACACCTTCTCTTCCTGGTGCATTATTATACAGCGAAGACGTTACCTCAAGTGCTGTTGGTCTTTCTTGGAATACTTTCACACTTGCTTCATCAGTCACACTTTCAGGTAATGACATTTGGGTTGGGTATGAAGTAACTCATGGTGCTGGATTATTTCCTGCAGGTGTTGACGATGGTCCAGCAGTGACTGACGGTGATTGGATTTATTTCAGTGGCGCTTGGGACCACTTAAATAATTTCGGTTTACCTTACAATTGGAACATCCACGCTTATGTTAATGATGGCGGCGGGGGAGATCCTATCGTTTTCGCTGATAATTTCGACGCTTACACTGCTGGTCAGCAATTAGCTTGTCAGAATCCAGTTGACTGGACTACATGGAGTGAAGATCCTTGCAACGCTACTGAAGATGCTTTCATTTCTAACGCTCAATCTTTTAGTTCCCCAAATTCTGTTGTCATCGTTCAAAATAATGATCAGGTTAAATTACATGGCGATTTAACATCAGGTAAATGGGAAATTAACTTTATGGTTTATATTCCAACTGGAGCTGCTGGTTATTTCAACACACTATCTGGATTTACCGGTGGTGCTTATGAGTGGGCAATGGAATGTTACTTCAATGCTGGTGGTGCTGGCAGCATAAATGCTGGTGGTACGGGTACAGGAACTTTTACATGGGTTCCGGATCAATGGAAATTTGTTCGGGTTGTTGTTGATTTAGACAATGACATGGGCGAATTCTGGTACGATGGTAGTATGGTAAATTCTTGGATGTGGACTGCAGGAGCAACTGGCACAGGTGGAGCACTTCAATTAGCTGCTAACGATTTCTTTGGAGCTACTGCAACTGATCAAATGTATATAGATGATTATCAATTGATAGATCGACTCATTCCTGTTGAGTTAACCTCATTTACTGCGACTTCTAATAATAACGAAGTCGTACTAAACTGGTCAACTGCAACTGAAACAAACAATCAGGTTTTTGAAGTTGAAAGAAAATCTGAAGGTTCAGAATTCAGAACTATCGGTTATGTTGATGGTAAAGGTACAACAACAGAACAGCAGAATTATTCTTATATGGATAAAAATGTTGAAGTTGGCACATATACTTATCGTTTGAAACAAATAGATTTTAACGGACAGTTTGAATATTCAAATGAAGTTGAAGTTGAAGTTTCAGCACCATCAGTATTTGCTTTGGATCAAAACTATCCAAACCCATTCAACCCTTCTACCATTATTAATTATAGCATTCCGGAAGTTGGTTTCGTTAAATTAGCAGTCTTTAACCTTTTAGGTGAAAAAGTTGCTGAATTAGTAAATCAGGTTGTTGAAGCCGGTAGCCATCAGGTTACTTTCGATGCTTCATCACTTCCATCAGGTGCTTATTTCTACAGTATTGAAAGTGGAAACTTTACTCAAGTAAAGAAAATGCTTTTAACCAAGTAA
- a CDS encoding DUF1446 domain-containing protein yields the protein MKEKIRIASGQGFWGDLIDAPYHQVTKGQIDYLVMDYLAEVTMSILQKQKNKNPNLGYAKDIPELMKRILPICIEKNIKVITNGGGVNPIACAEAVINVAKDLGIRKLKVGVVLGDDIKNNLDDLISKGAGLANMEDNQSISIIKDKILSANVYFGAFPIVEALQKDAQIIITGRTTDTGLTLAPMIYEFGWGKADYDLLSAGTVAGHILECGGQSSGGNFLGDWQSIPNLAEIGFPIAEAFPNGDVIITKHENTGGRVSFETVAEQLLYEIGDPKSYITPDCVADFTSIKLDDLGNNRVKVFNVKGAKETPFYKVSCSYSSGYSSSASLTYSWPDALTKAKAADQILRKRLENLNLKFDEIRSEFIGYNSCHGPLAAKLDEENINEIMLRVAVRSQDYFSVERFGKEIAPLILTGPPSVTGFAGGRPKPSEVVAYWPALIPKTLVQPEVKIFEV from the coding sequence ATGAAAGAAAAAATTAGAATTGCCTCGGGACAAGGATTCTGGGGAGACTTGATTGATGCCCCCTACCATCAAGTTACTAAAGGACAGATTGACTACCTCGTGATGGATTACCTTGCAGAAGTAACAATGTCAATTTTACAAAAGCAAAAAAATAAAAATCCAAACCTCGGCTACGCAAAGGATATCCCGGAATTGATGAAAAGAATTTTGCCAATCTGTATCGAGAAAAATATTAAAGTAATTACAAATGGCGGGGGAGTGAATCCTATCGCCTGTGCCGAAGCAGTTATCAATGTTGCTAAAGATTTAGGGATTAGAAAACTAAAGGTTGGTGTTGTACTTGGAGACGATATCAAAAATAATCTGGATGACTTAATTAGTAAAGGTGCTGGACTTGCTAATATGGAAGACAATCAATCCATTTCAATTATCAAAGATAAAATTCTAAGTGCAAATGTTTACTTTGGAGCTTTCCCGATTGTCGAAGCATTGCAGAAAGATGCGCAAATAATAATCACAGGACGAACAACCGACACAGGATTAACTTTAGCCCCAATGATTTATGAATTTGGGTGGGGGAAAGCCGATTACGATCTGTTGTCTGCCGGAACAGTTGCAGGACATATTCTTGAATGCGGCGGGCAATCATCGGGCGGTAATTTTTTGGGAGATTGGCAATCCATTCCTAATCTCGCAGAAATTGGTTTCCCTATTGCAGAAGCTTTTCCAAATGGTGATGTCATCATTACCAAACATGAAAACACCGGAGGCAGAGTTTCATTCGAAACTGTAGCTGAGCAATTGCTTTATGAAATCGGTGATCCGAAATCTTACATCACCCCCGATTGCGTTGCTGATTTCACATCAATTAAACTCGATGATCTCGGTAACAACAGAGTTAAAGTATTCAATGTGAAAGGAGCTAAAGAAACTCCTTTCTATAAAGTATCTTGCTCATACTCAAGCGGATATTCCAGTTCAGCTTCATTGACTTACTCATGGCCTGATGCTTTAACCAAAGCAAAAGCTGCAGATCAAATTCTACGGAAGCGATTAGAAAATCTCAATCTAAAATTTGATGAAATCAGAAGCGAATTTATCGGCTACAATTCCTGTCACGGTCCGCTTGCAGCTAAATTAGATGAAGAAAATATTAATGAAATAATGCTTCGAGTTGCAGTTCGTTCGCAGGATTATTTTTCGGTTGAAAGATTTGGTAAAGAAATTGCACCTCTAATTTTAACCGGACCGCCAAGTGTAACGGGTTTTGCAGGCGGCAGACCAAAACCAAGTGAAGTAGTAGCCTACTGGCCTGCACTGATCCCAAAAACGTTAGTTCAACCCGAAGTAAAAATATTTGAGGTATAA
- a CDS encoding glycerol-3-phosphate acyltransferase: MEFTSSIIVGYLFGSFPTAYLLMKKTKDIDITSAGSGNVGAMNSYEVSGSAMIGFFVFAIDFLKGFLTVFVLNMLLNNSFIFAAIGVLFALFAHCFNPWLNFKGGRGLATAAGSAVLIFPFLFFVWVLLWVIIYIMKKDILFSNIASNILSLFVVTSTPTLAVKYSSAASVEIGLLMLFTSSSMLIIIIKHIEPLKEIIKNKTIFNGKIKS, from the coding sequence ATGGAATTTACATCAAGTATAATTGTAGGCTATCTTTTTGGTTCTTTCCCAACTGCTTATTTGTTGATGAAAAAAACGAAAGACATCGATATCACAAGTGCAGGTTCTGGTAATGTTGGAGCTATGAATTCCTACGAAGTATCTGGATCAGCGATGATTGGATTCTTTGTATTTGCAATAGATTTTCTTAAAGGATTTCTGACCGTATTCGTTCTTAATATGTTATTAAATAACTCATTTATTTTTGCTGCAATAGGAGTTTTGTTTGCACTGTTTGCTCATTGTTTTAATCCTTGGTTAAACTTCAAAGGAGGTAGAGGTTTGGCTACTGCCGCAGGAAGTGCTGTATTAATTTTCCCATTTTTATTTTTCGTTTGGGTATTACTATGGGTAATAATTTATATAATGAAAAAAGATATTCTATTCAGTAACATTGCATCTAATATTTTAAGTCTTTTTGTTGTCACATCAACTCCAACACTGGCCGTAAAGTATAGTTCAGCAGCTTCGGTTGAAATTGGTTTATTAATGTTATTTACATCTTCATCAATGCTGATAATAATAATAAAGCATATTGAACCTTTAAAAGAAATAATAAAAAATAAAACAATATTTAACGGAAAAATAAAATCATGA
- a CDS encoding trypsin-like peptidase domain-containing protein — MNKTVFVQILSMYLLVGSLLHPIKSQGLDSLSHNFQSSSYETKSGNNDQISNQRRNIITQTVERVSSAIVGINVTEIRQYRDPFSNFFDDPFFRQFFGNRGNNNQEVKSLGSGFIISSDGYIITNDHVAGNGSKITITMTNGNHYDARIVGTDLVSDICLLKIDENNLPYVTLGNSDDILIGEWVIALGNPFGLFELNDQPTVTVGVISAFGMNLEPIDGRFYLNMIQTDASINGGNSGGALVNSIGEVIGMNTLIFTAGSQGSIGLGFAIPINKIKKIINELKERGVIDRGFDIGMRIQGIDEGIAKYYNLKDTKGVIVTQVMRNSPAAKAGIEPGDIIIQVENYKINNENIIQGVFQEFRRDQTIKIKLLRETKELTLQMKLEKI, encoded by the coding sequence ATGAATAAAACTGTTTTTGTTCAAATATTATCAATGTATTTATTGGTTGGGTCATTACTCCACCCTATTAAAAGCCAGGGTTTAGATAGTTTATCCCATAACTTTCAGAGTAGCTCTTACGAAACGAAAAGTGGAAACAATGATCAAATTTCAAATCAGCGAAGAAACATTATTACTCAAACAGTAGAGCGTGTAAGCTCTGCGATAGTCGGAATCAATGTAACAGAAATTCGTCAATACCGGGACCCATTTTCAAATTTCTTTGACGATCCATTTTTCAGACAATTTTTTGGAAATCGTGGAAATAATAATCAGGAAGTTAAAAGTCTTGGTTCAGGTTTTATTATTTCTTCTGATGGCTACATAATAACAAATGATCACGTTGCTGGTAATGGCAGTAAAATTACAATCACCATGACAAATGGAAATCACTACGATGCGAGAATAGTTGGAACTGATCTGGTTTCTGATATTTGTTTGTTAAAAATTGATGAAAATAATTTGCCTTATGTTACTCTTGGAAATTCAGATGATATACTTATTGGGGAGTGGGTAATAGCTCTCGGAAACCCTTTTGGATTATTTGAATTAAATGATCAGCCAACAGTAACAGTTGGAGTAATCAGTGCTTTTGGAATGAACCTCGAACCAATTGACGGGAGATTTTATCTAAACATGATTCAAACTGATGCTTCAATCAATGGAGGTAACAGCGGCGGTGCATTGGTAAATAGTATTGGCGAAGTAATTGGAATGAATACTCTTATTTTCACTGCCGGCAGTCAAGGAAGCATAGGGCTGGGGTTTGCAATTCCAATAAATAAAATAAAAAAAATAATTAATGAGCTTAAAGAGCGTGGAGTAATTGATCGCGGCTTTGATATTGGGATGAGAATTCAAGGCATTGATGAAGGAATTGCAAAGTACTATAATCTAAAGGATACCAAAGGCGTTATTGTTACACAAGTAATGCGCAACTCACCCGCTGCAAAAGCGGGAATTGAACCGGGTGATATTATTATTCAGGTTGAGAATTATAAAATAAATAATGAAAATATTATTCAAGGTGTATTTCAAGAATTTAGAAGAGATCAAACAATTAAGATTAAGCTTCTTCGAGAAACAAAAGAACTTACACTGCAAATGAAGTTGGAGAAAATTTAA